Proteins co-encoded in one Acanthopagrus latus isolate v.2019 chromosome 10, fAcaLat1.1, whole genome shotgun sequence genomic window:
- the LOC119027202 gene encoding cerebellin-3-like, translating to MEFGALLLLTLLGLSFGEPGFVQRDYMNTLEWLRAKVEFINSLEDKLKNVEGWQGDVDALEARLNATVDELTRQKSEVDRLSKENQDLRTRLNATEEEIDKLKQSSAKDAPPIAFSASLSNSGEIYTGPCTDKTLVFKRILSNTGGYDHNTGVFTAPVNGLYYFTFSTYGYNTHVAGAILMKNGVRQISTYDNISADGSDIGSNSVVLQLAAGDKVHMELWDNGRVYDNWNGHTTFSGFLVFPA from the exons ATGGAATTCGGGGCTTTGCTTCTGCTGACCCTCCTGGGACTCTCGTTTGGGGAGCCAGGCTTTGTACAGAGAGATTACATGAATACCTTAGAGTGGCTGAGAGCTAAAGTGGAATTCATAAACAGCTTGGaggacaaactgaaaaatgttgagGGATGGCAGGGCGACGTGGATGCTCTGGAGGCCAGGCTCAACGCCACCGTGGACGAGCTGACGAGACAGAAATCTGAAGTGGACAGACTGAGCAAGGAGAATCAAG ACCTGAGAACGAGACTGAatgccacagaggaggagattgATAAGCTGAAACAGAGCAGCGCTAAAG ATGCTCCTCCAATCGCGTTCTCGGCCAGTTTGTCAAACTCCGGGGAGATTTACACTGGACCCTGCACAGACAAGACTCTGGTTTTCAAAAGGATCCTCTCAAACACTGGTGGTTATGACCACAATACAG GAGTCTTCACAGCTCCGGTGAACGGTCTGTATTACTTCACCTTCAGCACCTATGGCTACAACACTCACGTAGCGGGGGCCATTCTGATGAAAAACGGCGTCCGTCAAATTTCGACCTATGACAACATTTCGGCTGATGGCTCGGACATTGGCAGTAACTCCGTTGTCCTGCAGTTGGCTGCTGGTGACAAGGTGCACATGGAGCTGTGGGATAACGGCAGAGTGTATGACAACTGGAATGGACACACGACCTTCAGTGGCTTTCTTGTCTTCCCAGCataa
- the LOC119027163 gene encoding uncharacterized protein LOC119027163: MAVANPYSKEWEEWKRGMEENRSRRWRERVSRWANVEVSDEEEEEEDDGQEAESKGCREEEVSTDEEEGKNVDMGLETEEEGENEAGRGIEVVEKGDEEEDREAIEVDDNVDEEEVEENAMEREFEVVDEKDEELKKQEEIKESKNKDEEEDSDMKNAKEAAEEEEEIVNEAEREVEEIKEVGAVEENEETEEEHVEEVEKEAEELREEGEKIQENRERDKEDSDTKEAKEMGEEEGEGEKEVQECKGVDEEEEKGEMEAEDMEEENEMGREVQACGEVEEKEVKVAEEAEDEQEGEQGFDRDVRWDVEKDRLDSEKEQVEEEDDEEEEHQEQDETGHCLAEQFREQLRTEDESIRQNQESTSREEDEVDAGEDFPDSFESENEDSDFTGSDYDYYNFQRLQDEERAVEEQYKHLEELEDPAGKSWRSENSLSERKEQEDECDKLTGEEETATESLTTQDKAFQDDHEKLEEDESTDDEAAALSADDDEDNNDEDVVKIYYKKAYLTDAFSTLTEFRSSSLLTDLTLSTEDRKSFHVHSLVLAAVSSLIRESLSRCNVENEREEVRGVHRWSLSLGPEVDHVGLEAVVEFAYIGLISCLNKDTVNQIRAAAQTLGAPRVLDLCKEEEEKSKKAGGQKKEERRSAADQMMISLQSIKQLWRDRVGCDVVLEALGGSFHVHRVMLAVCSDFFRGMFTLGMKESLQPVVTLPFLLASELQVLIDCSYSGALPLSWSCVFEITTTALQLQYQPALSLCLTFLQQEINPHSCLDVASFAEAYEMVHLLEVAEDFVLRQFQRVARTSKFKDLPAKQLLRYLNSHSLCVPSELVVFKAVVAWIQAKPKKRLRLAKELMKTIHFPLMTFKEFKEVQSMNMWSDHSLAELYEAVFEDFCANETPPQSQCRIYLPKESLVLVGGDQTFEDLGSRSISRELWFGNSLQNHTGIRKAMEWRRLGEMPDPARFSHEVAVLEGQLYVFGGKKYYGTSDTLNSVCRYDPVRNSWESLAEMQEKRFSFSVVVLDGKIYAIGGNSDLDYIEGVECYCPIANSWSFACPLDLPLSAHVAKVLHGQIFVSGGLSSNDQCLASMFLYHPETGSNYLANMTEPRAHHCMETLGDCLYVAGGITMGNLINFVDQLACEVYNPELDSWTAFTYLPMPHVGAGGAVLEGKFYVLGGYTQDDYSDTKLVHRYDPTTQRWENMGKMPGPNNDIRACLLRLPPHFRL; the protein is encoded by the exons ATGGCAGTAGCTAATCCGTACTCCAAGGAGTGGGAGGAAtggaagagagggatggaggagaacaggagcaggagatgGCGGGAGAGGGTGAGCCGTTGGGCGAATGTGGAGGTGagcgatgaggaggaggaagaggaggatgatgggcAGGAGGCAGAGAGCAAGGGCTGTCGGGAAGAAGAGGTGAGCACagatgaggaagagggaaaaaatgtaGATATGGGGTTAGAGAcggaggaagaaggagaaaatgaggCGGGAAGGGGGATTGAGGTGGTCGAaaagggagatgaggaggaagacagggagGCGATAGAAGTGGATGATAATGTGGATGAGGaagaagtggaagaaaatgCGATGGAGAGGGAGTTTGAGGTAGTGGATGAGAAAGACGAGgaactgaaaaaacaagaagagatTAAGGAGAGCAAAAataaggatgaggaggaagacagcGACATGAAGAATGCTAAAGAAGCGgcggaagaagaagaagagatagtgaatgaggcagagagggaggttGAGGAGATCAAGGAGGTCGGTGCTGTGGAGGAGAATGAAGAAACGGAAGAAGAGCATGTAGAGGAAGTGGAGAAGGAAGCAGAGGAACTGAGGGAAGAAGGGGAAAAGATtcaggagaacagagagagggataaGGAAGACAGTGACACAAAGGAAGCTAAAGAAAtgggggaagaggaaggagaaggagagaaggaggtgcAGGAGTGCAAGGGggtggatgaagaggaggagaagggagaaaTGGAAGCAGAAGACATGGAGGAAGAGAATGAGATGGGGCGGGAGGTTCAAGCATGTGGGGAGGTTGAGGAAAAGGAAGTGAAGGTAGCAGAAGAAGCGGAGGATGAGCAGGAAGGAGAACAGGGGTTTGATCGCGACGTGAGGTGGGACGTGGAGAAGGATAGACTGGACAGTGAAAAAGAGCAGGTtgaggaagaagatgatgaggaagaggagcatcAGGAACAGGATGAAACTGGACATTGCCTGGCGGAGCAGTTCAGAGAACAGTTGAGAACTGAGGATGAGAGCATTCGGCAAAATCAAGAAAGTACAAGCCGAGAAGAGGATGAGGTCGATGCGGGAGAGGACTTCCCAGATTCAtttgaatctgaaaatgaagaTTCTGACTTCACGGGAtctgattatgattattacaaCTTCCAAAGGCTGCAGGACGAAGAGAGAGCTGTTGAGGAACAATATAAGCATCTTGAGGAATTGGAGGATCCTGCCGGTAAGTCGTGGAGGAGTGAAAATAGCCtttcagagagaaaagaacaggAAGATGAATGTGACAAGCTAACAGGTGAGGAAGAAACGGCCACAGAATCTTTGACGACTCAAGACAAAGCGTTTCAAGATGATCATGAGAAGCTTGAAGAGGACGAGTCTACAGACGACGAGGCAGCAGCACTCTCAGCGGACGACGACGAAGACAACAATGACGAAGATGTGGTGAAGATTTACTACAAAAAAGCCTACCTCACAGATGCATTCAGCACCTTGACGGAGTTCAGGAGCTCATCCCTTCTCACTGATCTTACTCTGAGcacagaggacaggaagagtTTCCACGTACACTCCCTTGTCCTGGCAGCTGTCAGCTCACTTATCCGAGAAAGTCTGAGCAGATGCAATGTGGAAAACGAAAGAGAAGAAGTTAGAGGAGTCCACAGGTGGTCCTTGTCTCTGGGTCCGGAGGTGGATCATGTTGGATTAGAGGCAGTCGTGGAGTTTGCCTACATTGGTCTCATATCGTGTCTGAACAAGGATACTGTCAACCAGATTAGGGCTGCAGCTCAAACGCTGGGTGCCCCCAGGGTGCTCGATCTCtgcaaggaggaagaggaaaagtcCAAAAAAGCAGGAGGgcaaaagaaagaggaaagacgGTCAGCTGCAGATCAAATGATGATCAGTCTCCAGTCCATCAAACAGCTGTGGAGGGACAGAGTGGGCTGTGACGTCGTTCTGGAAGCTCTTGGAGGATCATTTCATG TCCACAGAGTCATGCTGGCGGTGTGCAGTGACTTCTTCCGTGGCATGTTCACCTTGGGGATGAAAGAGTCCCTTCAGCCTGTTGTGACCCTTCCCTTCCTACTGGCGTCAGAGCTGCAGGTTCTGATTGACTGCTCCTACAGCGGGGCGCTCCCCCTCAGCTGGAGCTGTGTCTTCGAGATCACCACCACCGCTCTCCAGCTCCAGTACCAACCTGCCCTCTCCTTGTGCCTTACCTTCCTGCAACAAGAAATAAATCCTCACTCCTGCCTCGATGTTGCATCTTTCGCTGAGGCCTATGAGATGGTCCATCTTCTTGAGGTTGCGGAAGATTTTGTTTTGCGGCAGTTCCAAAGGGTGGCGCGCACGTCCAAGTTCAAAGACCTGCCAGCCAAGCAGCTCCTGAGGTACCTGAACAGTCACTCGCTCTGTGTTCCATCTGAGCTTGTTGTATTCAAAGCAGTAGTGGCATGGATTCAAGCAAAGCCAAAGAAAAGGCTGAGGCTTGCTAAAGAACTAATGAAAACCATCCACTTTCCCCTGATGACTTTTAAAGAATTCAAAGAGGTACAATCTATGAACATGTGGTCTGATCACAGCCTGGCAGAGCTCTATGAAGCAGTTTTTGAGGATTTCTGTGCCAACGAAACTCCACCGCAGAGTCAATGCCGCATCTATCTGCCGAAGGAGAGTCTGGTCTTGGTTGGAGGTGACCAGACCTTTGAGGACTTGGGCAGCCGCAGCATCAGCAGAGAACTCTGGTTCGGGAATTCCTTACAGAACCACACAGGGATTAGAAAGGCCATGGAGTGGAGGAGATTGGGAGAGATGCCGGATCCGGCGAGGTTCAGTCATGAGGTGGCTGTACTTGAAGGACAACTTTACGTGTTTGGAGGCAAGAAGTATTACGGTACCAGCGACACACTAAATTCTGTCTGCAG GTATGACCCCGTTCGAAACAGCTGGGAGAGCCTAGCTGAAATGCAGGAGAAGAGATTCTCTTTCTCCGTGGTTGTGCTGGATGGAAAGATATATGCAATCGGTGGTAATTCTGACCTGGACTATATAGAGGGTGTGGAATGCTACTGCCCAATTGCAAACTCTTGGAG CTTCGCCTGCCCCTTGGATCTGCCTCTGAGTGCCCATGTAGCAAAAGTTTTACATGGACAGATCTTTGTCTCCGGTGGGCTGAGCAGCAACGACCAATGTCTTGCTTCCATGTTCCTGTACCACCCAGAGACAGGAAGCAATTACCTGGCAAACATGACTGAACCACGAGCTCATCACTGCATGGAGACCCTGGGTGATTGTCTTTACGTAGCAGGTGGAATCACCATGGGCAATCTCATAAATTTTGTTGACCAGCTAGCTTGCGAGGTGTATAATCCAGAGTTAGACTCGTGGACCGCCTTCACATATCTGCCAATGCCACATGTAGGAGCAGGAGGTGCTGTTTTGGAGGGAAAGTTTTATGTGCTTGGTGGATACACCCAGGATGACTACAGTGACACAAAGTTGGTCCATCGTTACGATCCCACCACACAGAGATGGGAGAACATGGGCAAGATGCCTGGACCGAACAATGACATCCGTGCATGTCTGCTGCGTTTGCCACCACACTTCCGATTGTAA